Proteins from a single region of Gossypium arboreum isolate Shixiya-1 chromosome 1, ASM2569848v2, whole genome shotgun sequence:
- the LOC108467306 gene encoding potassium transporter 3 isoform X1, with protein MQVDRSYQCKDVLILAYQSFGVLFGDLSISPLYAFKSTFSGNLSNYQSEDVIFGALSLIFWTLTLLSLFKHVIILLNADDNGEGGIFALYSLLCRHAKFSLLPNHQTADEELSTYHNPRYSYRNLQSPTVKRFAERHKKAKTALLLLVLFGTCLLICVGFLTPAISIRSAIEGVKVRSSELHYGVVLIIACILLVGLFVLQHRGTYRVAFMFAPIVILWSLSTAAIGVYNILKWNPRVYKALSPYYIYTFFRDTRYDGWISLGGVLLCVTGAEAMFADLGQYTAASIRLSFFCIIYPCLVLQYMGQAAFLSKNFSAVSTSFYASIPDSLFWPVLVMATLAAIVASQSVISATFSIVKQCYAIGCFPRVKVVHKSKWFRGQIYIPEINWVLLVLCLAVTVGFRDINHFGNAYGLTYMSAMFVTTWLTALIINFVWGQSLVLALLFALFFGSIEIIFLSSSFIRISKGGWVPLVLSVIFMLIMFVWHYGSRKKYLYDLHNKVPMKQILTLGPSLGIVRVPGIGLIFTALVSGVPATFTRFLTNLPTFYQVAVFVCEKTVLVPYVPQKERYLIGRIGPKSFRMYRCIVRNGYKDVQKNEDDFENDLIMSIAEFIQLEAEGSGTLEGSVDGRMAVVRTSEKFGKRLEISELERNGEASSSMPPTILNSSKSHILQYLQSTYEMESPGSTLRRRVRFKLQPDMNYRDPNVKDELLELVEAKQSGVAYVLGHSHIKAKMNAPCLKRFVIHVAYLFLRKNCRAPAVVLNIPQTCLIEVGMNYYL; from the exons ATG CAGGTTGACAGAAGCTATCAATGCAAAGATGTGCTAATCTTAGCTTATCAGAGTTTTGGTGTACTCTTTGGTGACCTAAGTATTTCACCACTTTATGCCTTTAAAAGCACATTCTCTGGGAATTTGAGTAATTATCAATCTGAAGATGTTATCTTTGGGGCCCTATCTTTGATTTTTTGGACTTTGACACTTCTTTCCTTGTTCAAACATGTCATTATTTTGTTAAATGCAGATGATAATGGTGAAG GAGGAATTTTTGCTTTGTATTCGCTCCTTTGTAGGCACGCCAAGTTTTCTCTGCTTCCCAATCATCAAACAGCAGATGAAGAGCTTTCTACGTATCACAATCCCCGTTACTCATACAGAAATCTGCAGTCTCCGACAGTCAAAAGGTTTGCCGAGAGGCATAAAAAGGCAAAAACTGCTTTGCTGCTTCTAGTTTTGTTTGGTACTTGCCTGCTTATTTGTGTTGGCTTTCTCACGCCGGCAATTTCCA TTCGTTCGGCCATTGAAGGGGTCAAAGTTCGATCAAGCGAACTGCATTATG GTGTGGTGCTTATCATAGCCTGTATTTTGTTGGTTGGCCTCTTTGTTTTGCAACACCGTGGCACCTATAGAGTGGCCTTCATGTTTGCTCCCATTGTGATTTTATGGTCATTGTCCACTGCGGCTATTGGTGTTTACAATATCCTTAAGTGGAATCCGAGAGTTTACAAGGCCCTTTCTCCTTATTATATCTACACATTCTTTAGGGACACTAGATATGATGGTTGGATTTCTCTTGGAGGAGTTCTTTTGTGTGTCACTG GAGCTGAAGCTATGTTTGCTGACCTTGGCCAGTACACAGCTGCATCAATAAGG TTATCTTTTTTCTGCATAATTTACCCTTGTCTAGTGCTTCAATACATGGGGCAGGCTGCTTTTCTTTCAAAGAATTTTTCTGCAGTATCCACAAGCTTCTATGCTTCTATTCCAG ATTCTTTGTTTTGGCCAGTTCTTGTGATGGCAACTTTGGCTGCAATCGTCGCTAGCCAGTCTGTAATCTCTGCCACATTCTCTATCGTCAAACAATGCTATGCCATAGGATGTTTCCCTCGTGTCAAAGTTGTACATAAATCGAAATGGTTCCGTGGTCAGATATACATTCCAGAGATCAATTGGGTCCTTCTGGTTCTCTGTCTGGCAGTCACAGTTGGGTTTAGAGACATTAATCATTTCGGAAACGCTTATG GACTCACCTACATGTCTGCAATGTTTGTGACAACGTGGTTGACAGCATTGATAATTAATTTCGTGTGGGGTCAGAGTCTTGTGCTTGCCCTACTATTTGCCCTCTTCTTTGGGTCAATCGAGATAATCTTCCTATCGTCGTCTTTTATAAGAATCTCTAAAGGCGGATGGGTTCCTCTTGTTCTCTCTGTGATCTTCATGCTCATCATGTTCGTCTGGCATTATGGTTCTAGGAAAAAGTATTTATATGATTTGCACAACAAAGTACCCATGAAACAAATCCTGACACTGGGTCCTAGTCTCGGAATTGTCCGAGTCCCAGGGATAGGCCTTATTTTCACCGCGTTGGTTAGCGGAGTTCCGGCCACATTTACCCGTTTTTTAACCAATCTACCGACATTTTATCAAGTGGCTGTCTTTGTCTGTGAGAAGACTGTTCTTGTACCATATGTCCCTCAAAAAGAACGGTACCTCATAGGTCGTATTGGTCCCAAATCTTTCCGAATGTACCGCTGCATTGTTCGTAATGGTTACAAAGATGTGCAAAAGAACGAAGATGATTTTGAGAACGACCTTATCATGAGCATAGCAGAGTTTATCCAACTAGAAGCTGAAGGCTCTGGCACACTCGAAGGATCTGTCGACGGACGAATGGCTGTTGTAAGGACATCCGAAAAATTCGGCAAAAGGTTAGAAATATCCGAACTCGAACGAAATGGAGAAGCTAGCAGTTCAATGCCCCCTACCATTTTGAATAGTAGCAAGTCACACATATTACAGTACCTCCAATCCACATACGAGATGGAATCACCTGGATCCACCCTAAGGCGGCGTGTCCGATTCAAGCTGCAACCAGACATGAATTACAGGGACCCGAACGTGAAGGATGAGCTGTTGGAGCTAGTAGAAGCTAAGCAATCTGGGGTGGCATACGTATTAGGACACTCTCATATAAAAGCAAAAATGAATGCACCATGCTTGAAGAGATTTGTGATCCATGTGGCCTATTTATTCTTACGTAAAAACTGCAGGGCACCTGCCGTGGTACTCAACATTCCTCAGACATGTTTGATTGAGGTTGGCATGAACTATTATCTGTAG
- the LOC108467306 gene encoding potassium transporter 3 isoform X2, giving the protein MVDRSYQCKDVLILAYQSFGVLFGDLSISPLYAFKSTFSGNLSNYQSEDVIFGALSLIFWTLTLLSLFKHVIILLNADDNGEGGIFALYSLLCRHAKFSLLPNHQTADEELSTYHNPRYSYRNLQSPTVKRFAERHKKAKTALLLLVLFGTCLLICVGFLTPAISIRSAIEGVKVRSSELHYGVVLIIACILLVGLFVLQHRGTYRVAFMFAPIVILWSLSTAAIGVYNILKWNPRVYKALSPYYIYTFFRDTRYDGWISLGGVLLCVTGAEAMFADLGQYTAASIRLSFFCIIYPCLVLQYMGQAAFLSKNFSAVSTSFYASIPDSLFWPVLVMATLAAIVASQSVISATFSIVKQCYAIGCFPRVKVVHKSKWFRGQIYIPEINWVLLVLCLAVTVGFRDINHFGNAYGLTYMSAMFVTTWLTALIINFVWGQSLVLALLFALFFGSIEIIFLSSSFIRISKGGWVPLVLSVIFMLIMFVWHYGSRKKYLYDLHNKVPMKQILTLGPSLGIVRVPGIGLIFTALVSGVPATFTRFLTNLPTFYQVAVFVCEKTVLVPYVPQKERYLIGRIGPKSFRMYRCIVRNGYKDVQKNEDDFENDLIMSIAEFIQLEAEGSGTLEGSVDGRMAVVRTSEKFGKRLEISELERNGEASSSMPPTILNSSKSHILQYLQSTYEMESPGSTLRRRVRFKLQPDMNYRDPNVKDELLELVEAKQSGVAYVLGHSHIKAKMNAPCLKRFVIHVAYLFLRKNCRAPAVVLNIPQTCLIEVGMNYYL; this is encoded by the exons ATG GTTGACAGAAGCTATCAATGCAAAGATGTGCTAATCTTAGCTTATCAGAGTTTTGGTGTACTCTTTGGTGACCTAAGTATTTCACCACTTTATGCCTTTAAAAGCACATTCTCTGGGAATTTGAGTAATTATCAATCTGAAGATGTTATCTTTGGGGCCCTATCTTTGATTTTTTGGACTTTGACACTTCTTTCCTTGTTCAAACATGTCATTATTTTGTTAAATGCAGATGATAATGGTGAAG GAGGAATTTTTGCTTTGTATTCGCTCCTTTGTAGGCACGCCAAGTTTTCTCTGCTTCCCAATCATCAAACAGCAGATGAAGAGCTTTCTACGTATCACAATCCCCGTTACTCATACAGAAATCTGCAGTCTCCGACAGTCAAAAGGTTTGCCGAGAGGCATAAAAAGGCAAAAACTGCTTTGCTGCTTCTAGTTTTGTTTGGTACTTGCCTGCTTATTTGTGTTGGCTTTCTCACGCCGGCAATTTCCA TTCGTTCGGCCATTGAAGGGGTCAAAGTTCGATCAAGCGAACTGCATTATG GTGTGGTGCTTATCATAGCCTGTATTTTGTTGGTTGGCCTCTTTGTTTTGCAACACCGTGGCACCTATAGAGTGGCCTTCATGTTTGCTCCCATTGTGATTTTATGGTCATTGTCCACTGCGGCTATTGGTGTTTACAATATCCTTAAGTGGAATCCGAGAGTTTACAAGGCCCTTTCTCCTTATTATATCTACACATTCTTTAGGGACACTAGATATGATGGTTGGATTTCTCTTGGAGGAGTTCTTTTGTGTGTCACTG GAGCTGAAGCTATGTTTGCTGACCTTGGCCAGTACACAGCTGCATCAATAAGG TTATCTTTTTTCTGCATAATTTACCCTTGTCTAGTGCTTCAATACATGGGGCAGGCTGCTTTTCTTTCAAAGAATTTTTCTGCAGTATCCACAAGCTTCTATGCTTCTATTCCAG ATTCTTTGTTTTGGCCAGTTCTTGTGATGGCAACTTTGGCTGCAATCGTCGCTAGCCAGTCTGTAATCTCTGCCACATTCTCTATCGTCAAACAATGCTATGCCATAGGATGTTTCCCTCGTGTCAAAGTTGTACATAAATCGAAATGGTTCCGTGGTCAGATATACATTCCAGAGATCAATTGGGTCCTTCTGGTTCTCTGTCTGGCAGTCACAGTTGGGTTTAGAGACATTAATCATTTCGGAAACGCTTATG GACTCACCTACATGTCTGCAATGTTTGTGACAACGTGGTTGACAGCATTGATAATTAATTTCGTGTGGGGTCAGAGTCTTGTGCTTGCCCTACTATTTGCCCTCTTCTTTGGGTCAATCGAGATAATCTTCCTATCGTCGTCTTTTATAAGAATCTCTAAAGGCGGATGGGTTCCTCTTGTTCTCTCTGTGATCTTCATGCTCATCATGTTCGTCTGGCATTATGGTTCTAGGAAAAAGTATTTATATGATTTGCACAACAAAGTACCCATGAAACAAATCCTGACACTGGGTCCTAGTCTCGGAATTGTCCGAGTCCCAGGGATAGGCCTTATTTTCACCGCGTTGGTTAGCGGAGTTCCGGCCACATTTACCCGTTTTTTAACCAATCTACCGACATTTTATCAAGTGGCTGTCTTTGTCTGTGAGAAGACTGTTCTTGTACCATATGTCCCTCAAAAAGAACGGTACCTCATAGGTCGTATTGGTCCCAAATCTTTCCGAATGTACCGCTGCATTGTTCGTAATGGTTACAAAGATGTGCAAAAGAACGAAGATGATTTTGAGAACGACCTTATCATGAGCATAGCAGAGTTTATCCAACTAGAAGCTGAAGGCTCTGGCACACTCGAAGGATCTGTCGACGGACGAATGGCTGTTGTAAGGACATCCGAAAAATTCGGCAAAAGGTTAGAAATATCCGAACTCGAACGAAATGGAGAAGCTAGCAGTTCAATGCCCCCTACCATTTTGAATAGTAGCAAGTCACACATATTACAGTACCTCCAATCCACATACGAGATGGAATCACCTGGATCCACCCTAAGGCGGCGTGTCCGATTCAAGCTGCAACCAGACATGAATTACAGGGACCCGAACGTGAAGGATGAGCTGTTGGAGCTAGTAGAAGCTAAGCAATCTGGGGTGGCATACGTATTAGGACACTCTCATATAAAAGCAAAAATGAATGCACCATGCTTGAAGAGATTTGTGATCCATGTGGCCTATTTATTCTTACGTAAAAACTGCAGGGCACCTGCCGTGGTACTCAACATTCCTCAGACATGTTTGATTGAGGTTGGCATGAACTATTATCTGTAG